A DNA window from uncultured Methanoregula sp. contains the following coding sequences:
- the rnz gene encoding ribonuclease Z, whose protein sequence is MSGETLHVYFLGTAGALPTPTRNPPCIMIRRGSDTILFDCGEGAQQQMMRSRCGFTINAIFVSHWHADHFLGVFGLVQTMSFNGRTEPLTIYGPEWVHEFVAILRQVARFNLKFPMESVALGHGSWARFDGYTVTAFGVSHGLPALGYVLEEDPRPGRFNRERAIELGVPAGPLFGKLQRGETVKVGCGDTAAEIRPEQVMGVTRPGRKIVYTGDTRAIHHAIRDIAHDADLLIHDATYDEAETARAKEFYHATAAQAGEAATALNARTLVLVHTSSRYTDCQAHVNDARKTFTGPILVPNDLDMVEVPFRD, encoded by the coding sequence GTGAGTGGGGAAACGCTGCACGTTTACTTCCTCGGGACGGCCGGTGCCCTGCCGACACCTACCCGCAACCCGCCCTGCATCATGATCCGGAGGGGTTCGGATACCATTCTCTTCGATTGCGGGGAAGGGGCCCAGCAGCAGATGATGCGATCCCGGTGCGGTTTTACCATTAATGCCATCTTCGTCTCCCACTGGCATGCCGATCATTTCCTGGGTGTTTTCGGCCTCGTCCAGACCATGTCGTTCAACGGCAGGACCGAACCTCTGACGATCTATGGCCCGGAATGGGTGCACGAATTTGTTGCAATCCTGCGCCAGGTGGCCCGGTTCAACCTGAAGTTCCCGATGGAATCCGTTGCGCTGGGACATGGATCCTGGGCGAGATTTGATGGCTATACGGTCACCGCTTTTGGCGTCAGCCACGGGCTTCCTGCGCTTGGTTATGTGCTGGAGGAAGACCCCCGGCCCGGGAGATTCAACCGGGAGCGGGCCATTGAACTCGGGGTGCCTGCAGGTCCGCTCTTCGGAAAACTCCAGCGGGGTGAGACCGTGAAGGTTGGTTGTGGGGACACGGCAGCCGAGATACGGCCAGAGCAGGTGATGGGGGTGACAAGACCCGGCAGGAAGATCGTGTATACGGGAGATACCCGGGCCATACACCATGCCATCAGGGACATTGCCCACGATGCCGATCTCCTGATCCACGATGCAACCTATGATGAGGCCGAGACTGCCCGGGCAAAAGAATTCTACCATGCCACGGCTGCCCAGGCCGGGGAGGCCGCAACGGCCCTGAATGCACGGACGCTTGTCCTCGTCCACACGAGCTCGCGTTACACGGACTGCCAGGCACACGTTAATGATGCACGGAAAACATTTACCGGGCCGATCCTCGTGCCAAATGACCTCGACATGGTCGAAGTCCCGTTCAGGGACTGA
- a CDS encoding sugar phosphate isomerase/epimerase family protein: MTLKPYFSSSSKVWDDISWVSGIPDAGYAGWEIVADGKYRLDDPVCMQRIRDAIGSTNLGVTVHAPYGDLNLATLNDPIWRESVRQICTCIEHASELTDRVTIHPGYMSPVGKLMPEKIWNLQKEALRQIGRCAREHGVLACLENMIGIKEFLCRFPEELMGMTDGIEGIGMTFDFGHANTVGKVNEFLPYVKKANHIHIHDNHGVSDEHLTLGDGTIPWKSVGKAIAAHYSGIVVIEGRSIPEAKRSLAVFRECFV; the protein is encoded by the coding sequence ATGACCCTGAAGCCGTACTTCTCATCCTCATCGAAAGTCTGGGACGATATCTCATGGGTATCCGGAATCCCGGACGCCGGGTACGCTGGATGGGAGATCGTTGCGGACGGCAAATACCGGCTTGACGATCCGGTCTGCATGCAGCGGATCCGGGACGCGATCGGGAGCACGAATCTCGGGGTCACGGTCCACGCCCCCTATGGGGATCTGAATCTCGCAACCCTCAACGATCCCATCTGGCGGGAGTCTGTCCGCCAGATCTGCACCTGCATCGAGCATGCATCGGAACTCACGGACCGGGTCACGATCCATCCCGGGTACATGTCCCCGGTGGGCAAACTGATGCCGGAGAAGATCTGGAACCTGCAGAAAGAGGCCCTCCGGCAGATCGGGCGATGCGCCAGGGAGCATGGTGTCCTTGCCTGCCTGGAGAACATGATCGGGATCAAGGAATTCCTCTGCCGGTTTCCCGAGGAGCTCATGGGGATGACTGACGGGATCGAAGGTATCGGTATGACCTTTGATTTCGGCCATGCCAACACGGTCGGGAAAGTGAACGAGTTCCTGCCCTATGTGAAAAAAGCAAACCATATCCATATCCACGACAACCACGGTGTCTCCGATGAACACCTGACGCTTGGCGACGGGACCATCCCGTGGAAGAGCGTGGGAAAAGCCATTGCAGCACATTATTCCGGTATCGTTGTTATCGAAGGGAGATCCATCCCCGAGGCAAAGCGGAGTCTTGCCGTATTCCGGGAGTGTTTTGTGTGA
- the thiC gene encoding phosphomethylpyrimidine synthase ThiC, which translates to MSIVADAKRGIVTEEMKLVAKQEGVTEDFVRRGVAGGHIVIPTSPYRKVKICGIGEGLRTKVNASIGTSTDIVNIPEEVEKAKQAERAGADTLMELSTGGDFVEIRKQVIANTSLSVGCVPLYQAFIEAAVKDGAVVHMKEDDLFRITAEQAKLGTNFMAIHTGINFETVKRLKNQGRHGGLVSRGGAFMTAWMLHNEKENPLYREFDYLLEIMKEHEVTLSMGNGMRAGAIHDATDRAAVQELLINAELADKAHNENVPVIVEGPGHVPIDEIAANVTLMKRVTNNKPFYMLGPIVTDIAPGYDDRVAAIGAAISSSLGADFICYVTPAEHLALPTPEEVYEGVMSSRIAAHVGDMIKLKKTRDLDLEMGHARRDLDWDRQFAVAMNPARAKAIRDERMPADTDGCTMCGDYCAIKIVNRHFKF; encoded by the coding sequence ATGAGTATCGTAGCAGATGCGAAAAGGGGCATCGTCACAGAAGAGATGAAACTGGTTGCAAAACAGGAAGGAGTTACCGAGGACTTTGTCCGGCGCGGGGTTGCCGGCGGCCACATCGTAATCCCGACCTCCCCCTACCGCAAAGTGAAGATCTGCGGTATCGGCGAGGGGCTGCGCACCAAGGTGAACGCATCCATCGGGACTTCCACCGATATCGTCAATATTCCCGAAGAGGTCGAGAAGGCAAAGCAGGCTGAGCGGGCAGGAGCGGACACCTTGATGGAACTCTCCACCGGCGGCGACTTTGTCGAGATCCGCAAGCAGGTCATTGCAAACACCAGCCTTTCAGTAGGCTGCGTGCCCCTGTACCAGGCTTTCATCGAGGCTGCGGTAAAGGATGGCGCTGTTGTCCACATGAAAGAGGACGACCTCTTCCGGATCACGGCCGAGCAGGCAAAACTCGGCACCAACTTCATGGCCATCCACACCGGCATCAACTTCGAGACCGTCAAGCGTTTAAAAAACCAGGGCCGGCACGGCGGGCTCGTATCCCGGGGCGGCGCGTTCATGACTGCCTGGATGCTCCACAATGAGAAGGAGAACCCGCTCTACCGCGAGTTCGATTACCTTCTTGAGATCATGAAAGAGCACGAAGTCACCCTCTCCATGGGCAACGGCATGCGGGCCGGTGCCATCCACGATGCCACTGACCGGGCGGCAGTCCAGGAACTCCTTATCAATGCAGAACTGGCTGACAAGGCGCACAACGAGAATGTCCCGGTCATTGTCGAAGGACCCGGCCATGTCCCGATCGACGAGATCGCAGCCAATGTCACGCTCATGAAGCGCGTCACCAACAACAAGCCGTTCTATATGCTTGGCCCCATCGTTACCGATATCGCCCCCGGCTATGACGACCGCGTGGCTGCCATCGGTGCCGCAATATCGTCCTCGCTTGGCGCAGACTTCATCTGCTACGTCACTCCCGCCGAGCACCTCGCTCTCCCGACACCGGAAGAAGTGTACGAAGGTGTCATGAGTTCCCGCATCGCAGCCCATGTCGGCGACATGATCAAGCTCAAGAAGACCCGGGACCTCGACCTCGAGATGGGACATGCCCGCCGCGATCTCGACTGGGACCGACAGTTCGCTGTTGCCATGAACCCTGCCCGGGCAAAAGCCATCCGTGACGAACGCATGCCTGCGGACACCGACGGATGCACCATGTGCGGGGACTACTGCGCAATCAAGATAGTCAACCGTCATTTCAAATTCTGA
- a CDS encoding CDC48 family AAA ATPase translates to MTEKEYFEVTVKEAAHDDAGRGIARVSVEVMKKLGLVSGDVIEIQGKKKAAAIVWPGFAQDTGYAVLRIDGNIRGNAGTGIDEKVKIRKSEAEYAKKVVIQPTQPIRLVGGEQYLARVLRGRSVIEGQTVRVDVIGNAITLVIAKVTPKGIAIVTDSTEIELKEEPYKPEDGQREVSDIHYEDIGGLGRELQLVREMIELPLRHPEIFERLGIQPPKGVLLYGPPGTGKTLIAKAVANEVDAHFITLSGPEIMSKYYGESEKGLREKFEEAEQNAPAIIFIDEIDAIAPKREETKGEVERRVVAQLLALMDGLKGRGQVIVIAATNLPDSIDPALRRGGRFDREIEIGIPDKKGRMEIFQVHSRGVPLADDVKIEDYANSTHGFVGADIALLVKEAAMHALRKVIPQIKIDEDIPNEVLDQLRVTNEDFAEARKHVEPSAMREVLVEVPDITWKQVGGLEDVKQELKEAVEWPLKFPDVFERLKTKPPKGILMFGPPGTGKTLLAKAVANESECNFIAVKGPELLSKWVGESEKGVREIFRKARQASPSIIFFDEIDALVPKRGSYQGSSHVTESVVSQILTELDGMEELKDVTILAATNRPDMLDDALLRPGRLERHIYVPAPDEESRKKIFEVYLGGETGNILAKDVDIDSLVKQTEGYVGADIEALAREAKMAAMREFIVQMGTRTEQERIDAIKNVMLTKAHFDTALTRVRGSLDRDAIEASERQSWAMLYNQDQRETLEKAVRILRSSGLKPEKENDEAVAELRKATYQRKKDFARIAELAESIENKTGM, encoded by the coding sequence ATGACAGAAAAAGAGTATTTCGAAGTTACGGTAAAGGAAGCAGCGCACGATGACGCCGGGCGGGGTATTGCCCGGGTCAGCGTTGAGGTGATGAAGAAACTCGGCCTGGTTTCCGGTGATGTGATCGAGATCCAGGGCAAGAAGAAAGCCGCAGCCATAGTCTGGCCGGGGTTTGCGCAGGATACCGGGTACGCGGTCCTCCGGATTGACGGGAACATCCGTGGCAATGCCGGGACCGGTATTGATGAGAAAGTCAAGATCCGGAAATCCGAAGCCGAGTACGCCAAGAAGGTTGTTATCCAGCCCACCCAGCCGATCCGTCTCGTGGGGGGTGAACAGTATCTTGCACGGGTGCTCCGCGGACGGTCAGTCATAGAGGGCCAGACGGTCCGCGTGGATGTGATCGGGAACGCGATCACGCTTGTGATTGCAAAAGTAACTCCCAAGGGTATTGCCATTGTCACGGATTCGACCGAGATAGAGCTCAAGGAAGAGCCCTACAAGCCGGAAGACGGTCAGAGGGAAGTCTCCGATATCCATTACGAGGATATCGGCGGACTCGGGCGCGAACTCCAGCTCGTCCGCGAGATGATCGAGCTCCCGCTCCGCCACCCGGAGATCTTCGAACGGCTCGGCATCCAGCCCCCCAAGGGCGTACTGCTCTACGGACCTCCAGGTACTGGTAAGACTCTGATTGCAAAAGCCGTTGCAAATGAAGTGGACGCCCACTTCATCACGCTCTCCGGCCCGGAGATCATGAGCAAGTATTACGGTGAGAGCGAGAAAGGGCTCCGCGAGAAGTTCGAGGAAGCGGAACAGAACGCTCCTGCGATCATCTTCATCGATGAGATCGATGCAATCGCTCCCAAGCGGGAAGAGACCAAGGGGGAGGTTGAGCGGCGTGTGGTTGCCCAGCTGCTGGCCCTGATGGACGGCCTGAAAGGCCGGGGCCAGGTCATTGTCATTGCGGCAACCAACCTGCCCGACTCCATTGACCCGGCACTCCGGCGCGGTGGCCGGTTCGACCGGGAGATCGAGATCGGCATACCTGACAAGAAAGGCCGGATGGAGATCTTTCAGGTTCACTCCCGGGGTGTCCCGCTCGCAGACGATGTGAAGATCGAGGATTACGCCAACTCAACCCATGGGTTTGTCGGGGCGGACATCGCGCTCCTTGTCAAGGAAGCGGCCATGCATGCCCTCCGCAAGGTGATCCCGCAGATCAAGATTGACGAGGATATCCCCAACGAAGTGCTCGACCAGCTGAGAGTGACCAACGAGGACTTTGCCGAGGCGCGGAAACATGTCGAACCCTCAGCAATGCGGGAAGTGCTCGTGGAAGTGCCGGACATCACCTGGAAGCAGGTCGGCGGCCTTGAGGATGTGAAGCAGGAGCTCAAAGAGGCGGTTGAATGGCCGCTCAAGTTCCCCGATGTCTTCGAGCGCCTCAAGACCAAGCCCCCGAAGGGAATCCTGATGTTCGGTCCGCCAGGCACCGGTAAGACCCTGCTTGCAAAAGCGGTGGCAAACGAGAGCGAATGCAATTTCATCGCGGTCAAGGGACCCGAGCTCCTCTCCAAATGGGTAGGGGAGTCAGAGAAAGGCGTGCGCGAGATCTTCAGAAAGGCCCGGCAGGCCTCCCCGTCGATCATATTCTTCGACGAGATCGATGCGCTGGTGCCCAAGCGCGGATCCTACCAGGGCAGTTCGCATGTCACCGAGAGCGTGGTCTCCCAGATCCTCACTGAACTGGACGGGATGGAGGAGCTCAAGGATGTAACCATCCTTGCTGCCACCAACCGCCCGGATATGCTGGACGATGCCCTGCTCCGGCCGGGCCGGCTCGAGCGGCACATCTATGTTCCCGCACCGGATGAGGAGAGCCGGAAGAAGATCTTCGAAGTGTACCTTGGTGGTGAGACCGGCAATATCCTTGCAAAGGATGTGGACATCGATTCGCTGGTGAAGCAGACCGAAGGCTACGTGGGCGCGGACATTGAGGCGCTTGCCCGCGAGGCGAAGATGGCAGCCATGAGGGAGTTCATCGTTCAGATGGGCACCCGGACCGAACAGGAACGCATCGATGCCATCAAGAACGTGATGCTGACAAAAGCGCACTTCGATACCGCGCTGACCCGGGTCCGGGGATCCCTTGACCGGGACGCAATCGAAGCCTCCGAGCGCCAGTCCTGGGCCATGCTCTACAACCAGGATCAGCGGGAGACGCTCGAGAAGGCGGTGCGGATCCTCAGAAGTTCCGGCCTGAAGCCGGAGAAAGAGAACGATGAGGCAGTTGCCGAGCTCCGCAAAGCCACCTACCAGAGAAAGAAGGACTTTGCCCGGATTGCGGAGCTTGCAGAATCGATTGAGAATAAAACCGGAATGTAA
- a CDS encoding AAA family ATPase, with protein sequence MKVIGVVGLPASGKGEFSRIAAGMGIPVIVMGDMIRNAVTAAGLEPTDANFGMTANRLRAEGGMDAIARLCIPEIQARTAPLVLVDGIRGDTEVLLFRNQFPGFTLISIDSSFDTRLARIAARARSDDFTSADSLRNRDQRELGWGLGKALKLADISLANEGSLEEFSLAVRTLLANLEKEE encoded by the coding sequence ATGAAGGTTATCGGGGTTGTAGGGCTTCCCGCAAGCGGGAAAGGAGAATTTTCAAGAATAGCTGCCGGCATGGGCATCCCGGTCATTGTCATGGGAGACATGATCCGTAACGCGGTAACGGCTGCCGGCCTTGAACCGACCGATGCAAATTTCGGGATGACGGCAAACCGGCTCCGGGCCGAGGGCGGGATGGATGCCATAGCCCGGCTCTGCATTCCCGAGATACAGGCCCGGACGGCCCCGCTCGTTCTTGTCGATGGAATCCGGGGCGATACCGAAGTTCTCCTGTTCCGGAACCAGTTCCCCGGTTTTACCCTCATCAGCATCGACTCCTCCTTCGATACCCGGCTTGCCCGGATCGCTGCCCGGGCACGGTCGGATGACTTCACATCCGCGGATTCCCTCCGGAACCGGGACCAACGCGAACTGGGCTGGGGCCTCGGAAAAGCCCTGAAACTGGCGGATATCTCGCTGGCAAATGAGGGGAGCCTGGAAGAGTTCTCACTTGCAGTCAGGACCCTGCTTGCAAACCTGGAGAAGGAAGAATGA
- a CDS encoding anaerobic ribonucleoside-triphosphate reductase activating protein produces MLRHGDPIQLNFGGFVPLSTIDWRGRAVCTVFFRGCPIRCSYCQNEGILNGEDSRELSEIKELIRSSSPYVSGVVFSGGEPTLQKEALLELARYAKELNLSVGIQTNGFFPGTLAGLLEQKLVDKVALDFKSRFEGYSGEEDMKKFPFENYERNVRKSFKICKNAYAQDILKEFEVVITVFSENEQYIEEISSLIERIPLVLQQGEHKILRLRDIPSNITEGEYREKKRNLQERYHPVTLDEIKQIADKLGRKVRIRTREVGEIQYKGGDGS; encoded by the coding sequence ATACTCCGGCACGGTGATCCTATCCAGCTGAATTTCGGAGGGTTTGTCCCGCTCTCAACCATTGACTGGAGGGGCAGGGCCGTATGCACGGTCTTTTTCCGGGGGTGCCCGATACGGTGTTCCTATTGTCAGAATGAAGGGATACTCAACGGGGAAGACTCTCGGGAACTCTCTGAAATAAAAGAACTTATCAGATCCTCATCCCCGTACGTCAGCGGGGTGGTTTTCTCGGGCGGCGAGCCCACGCTGCAGAAGGAGGCCTTACTTGAACTGGCCCGGTATGCAAAAGAACTGAACCTATCTGTCGGCATCCAGACCAATGGCTTTTTTCCCGGAACGCTCGCCGGCTTGCTTGAACAGAAACTCGTCGACAAGGTGGCCCTCGACTTCAAATCACGCTTTGAAGGTTACTCCGGTGAGGAGGATATGAAGAAATTCCCTTTCGAAAATTACGAACGGAATGTCCGGAAATCCTTTAAGATCTGCAAAAATGCCTATGCGCAGGATATCTTAAAGGAATTCGAAGTGGTAATTACCGTATTCAGTGAAAACGAGCAGTATATAGAAGAAATCTCATCCCTCATTGAAAGAATCCCCCTCGTGCTCCAGCAGGGTGAACACAAGATACTAAGGTTAAGAGACATCCCATCCAATATAACTGAAGGCGAATACCGGGAAAAGAAAAGAAACCTCCAGGAGCGATATCATCCTGTAACCTTGGATGAAATTAAACAGATTGCCGACAAACTAGGAAGGAAAGTCCGGATACGAACGCGGGAAGTAGGGGAAATCCAGTATAAAGGCGGAGATGGTTCATGA
- a CDS encoding OB-fold nucleic acid binding domain-containing protein: MQDTKTDDVLVYRLGAGCDLADIEEGNTYQGKVQGFATFGMFVQINDRIKGLVHKSNMKSEHKEKDSVLVRVRQIRPNGNIDLEEVQIQVYQVQNVERKSTTVRISDLSGKVGKTVAVEGEIAQVKQTSGPTIFTIVDETGSQNAAAFVEAGVRAYPQAELGNIVKIIGEVMMRNGQLQIEVDALTVLTDEDAGAVRVRIEKALDARAEPEDIPLLVESEVLERLRPEMRKVAKLIRKAIFTNQPIILRHHADADGICSAVAIEQAVVSLIRESGGDFDAEYFLFKRAPSKAPFYEIEDITRDLDFSLKDNVRYGQKIPLVILTDNGSTEEDEPSYKIASVYDIPFIVVDHHHPDATIDKYLQAHVNPYHVGGDFGITAGMLGTEVARLINPKVEPLIRHLPAVAGVGDRSEAPERALFLALVRDQYSEDACKDIALALDYEQFWLRFNDGREIVKDILNITGNTERHKKLVALLVDGANTMIEDQMSASMPHVVPRVLKNEANLFLLDVEIHAHKFTFPPPGKTSGEVHDRLCRQNAGKPVVTIGFGPDFAVLRSRGVLMNIPKMVRELRNEIPGGGISGGGHLVVGSIKFVEGMRDVVLEALIAKIADAQIQRTA; the protein is encoded by the coding sequence ATGCAAGATACCAAAACAGATGATGTACTCGTATACCGGCTCGGGGCCGGCTGCGATCTCGCGGATATCGAAGAAGGCAATACGTACCAGGGAAAAGTCCAGGGGTTTGCAACCTTCGGCATGTTTGTCCAGATAAACGACCGGATCAAAGGACTTGTCCACAAGAGCAACATGAAAAGCGAACACAAGGAGAAGGATTCGGTCCTTGTCCGGGTCCGGCAGATTCGCCCAAACGGCAACATCGATCTCGAAGAAGTCCAGATCCAGGTGTACCAGGTCCAGAACGTGGAGCGCAAATCAACGACCGTGAGGATCAGTGATCTCTCGGGCAAAGTAGGCAAGACCGTTGCAGTTGAAGGCGAGATAGCCCAGGTCAAGCAGACCAGCGGCCCCACCATCTTCACGATTGTTGACGAAACCGGCAGCCAGAACGCTGCCGCATTCGTGGAAGCCGGTGTCCGGGCATACCCCCAGGCCGAACTCGGGAACATTGTCAAGATCATCGGCGAAGTCATGATGCGCAACGGGCAGCTCCAGATCGAGGTCGATGCCCTGACCGTCCTTACCGATGAGGACGCCGGTGCCGTCAGGGTTCGGATCGAGAAAGCCCTGGATGCCCGGGCAGAGCCGGAAGATATCCCCCTTCTGGTTGAAAGCGAAGTCCTGGAACGGCTTCGCCCGGAAATGAGGAAGGTTGCAAAGCTCATAAGAAAAGCGATCTTCACGAACCAGCCGATCATCCTGCGCCACCATGCCGATGCTGACGGCATCTGCTCGGCGGTAGCCATCGAGCAGGCCGTAGTCTCCCTGATCCGCGAATCGGGCGGGGATTTCGATGCCGAGTACTTCCTCTTCAAGCGGGCACCGTCAAAAGCCCCGTTCTACGAGATTGAGGATATCACCCGGGATCTTGATTTCTCGCTCAAGGACAATGTGCGGTACGGGCAGAAGATCCCGCTCGTGATCCTGACTGACAATGGGTCGACTGAGGAAGACGAACCCTCCTACAAGATCGCAAGCGTTTACGACATCCCCTTCATCGTGGTCGATCACCACCACCCGGACGCTACCATCGACAAGTACCTCCAGGCCCATGTCAACCCGTACCATGTTGGCGGGGATTTCGGGATCACGGCTGGGATGCTCGGGACCGAAGTGGCCCGGCTCATCAACCCGAAAGTCGAGCCGCTGATCCGGCACCTGCCGGCGGTTGCCGGTGTCGGGGACCGGAGCGAGGCCCCCGAGCGGGCGCTCTTCCTTGCCCTTGTCCGCGACCAGTACTCCGAGGATGCCTGCAAGGACATCGCCCTTGCTCTCGACTACGAACAGTTCTGGCTCCGGTTCAATGACGGCCGGGAGATCGTAAAAGATATCCTCAACATCACCGGCAACACTGAACGCCACAAAAAACTGGTTGCACTCCTTGTTGATGGCGCAAACACCATGATCGAGGACCAGATGAGCGCTTCCATGCCCCATGTTGTCCCGAGGGTGCTCAAAAACGAGGCCAACCTCTTCCTTCTCGATGTGGAGATCCATGCCCACAAGTTCACCTTCCCCCCGCCCGGCAAGACGAGTGGTGAGGTGCATGACCGGCTCTGCAGGCAGAATGCCGGAAAGCCGGTTGTCACGATTGGCTTTGGCCCGGACTTTGCCGTGCTGCGCTCACGCGGCGTGCTGATGAACATCCCCAAGATGGTGCGGGAACTCAGAAACGAGATTCCCGGCGGCGGAATCAGCGGGGGCGGGCACCTTGTGGTCGGCAGCATAAAATTCGTGGAAGGTATGCGCGATGTGG